In the Ferrimicrobium sp. genome, ATCATGTCGGCGATTGACGAAAGATCGCGGTCGGTGATGACCACCTTGACCTCAGCATCAGCGAGTGCAAAGGCGATTTCAGCCATGGTCGAACGAGTGCTCAAGGGTACCAGAACAAGGCCATTGGCGGGGACACCAAGATAGACCTCGACGTAACGATGGCAGTTGTTGGCAATGATGGCGACCCGATCACCCGGCGCCAGACCAAAACTCTGAAGAACGGCGCTCAATCGATGGACCCTGGTATTGAGCTCACCAAAGCTATAGTGGTGATCCCCGCAGACGATCGCGGTCTTGTCTGGGGCGATACTCACTGCACGCCGCAACGGATCTTGGAACGAATGCATAGATCTCCCCTCTGCGCAACACTCTAGCTCGCGGTGCATGCTTGGTATCTCAGTTCAACGTGTCTCAGTTGAACCCGTTGGGCACCGAGGTGTGCGCCGCCGCCCTTGAGGCCATACTACTCGGCACCCAATAGCACAGGGAGACCTTTGGTGTGGGTTTCGATTTCGGCACCTGAGGGGCTCTGGAAGCGGCTTGCTGGTGGTTGGCTCAGATGACTGGGCTGCGCAGCCGCCATTGGATGCAACGAGCGAGGCTTGATCGCTTCTTGCATGGGACTCTATCGTCGTGTTGACTCTTTGTGCGATGACGAGCAACCGGATGGTTCGCCTGGTGCCCCTCATGCCATCATGCCTCGGACGAGTAGGTCACCAATGGCTTTGAGTCGAACGGGTGCCAGCGTTGTGAGAGGTTGCTGGTGTCGTTGCTCCGGCCATCGAGATCAGCATTAATGGTGAAGGTCGATCCCCATCGGTAGCCGGTCGGTCGGCCAGCCGATCAGCTCGTGGGCGAGTGCGAAGGCAAAGCGATCGGTCATGCCGGCGACGTAGGCGACGGCTTGGAAGGGGAGCGATGCCGACTCGTCATATTCGGGAAGTGATGATGGGTGAGCGATCAGGTAGTCGGTGAGCGATTGCAGGAGGGCGATGACGGCCTCGCTTTGCGCCGTTGACGCGTCGGATGTGTAGATGTTGGTGTAGTTGAAGGATCGGAGGGTCGCCAGCGCCTCGCCGGCGGTCGTGCTCAGGCCGATGATATCGGTGGTGAGCGTCGTGGTGATGACGTCGGTGATGAAGAAGTCCAGCTGTTGGTTGCGATGATCCCCGATCAATTGGGTTAGGTCGCGGGGGACCTGGTGGCGTGGCAAGATGCCCGCTCCGATGGCGTCTTCGAGATCGTGGGCACAGTAGGCGATCCGATCGGCGAGGGCGACAACCTCGCCCTCTGGCGTTGTCGGTCGTGGTCGTGACCACGAGTGGTTGGCAATTCCGTCGGTGGTCTCCCGACACAGATTGAGCTGAGCCAGCGTGACGTGGGCCCCCCAAGGGGCGTGATCGAATCCATCCTCGAGGAAGGGCTCAAGTGCGACCTCGCTGGCATGACCTCCTGGACCGTGTCCACAGTCATGGCCAAGGGCAATCGCCTCCGTGAGATCGGCATTCAGCCGAAGGCGACGGGCGATCGCCACGGCGATCTGGGCTACCTCAAGGGCGTGGGTGAGTCGGGTACGCTGATGGTCGGCCGGGAAGATGAAGACCTGCGTCTTGCCCGCTAAGCGACGAAAGGCACTTGAGTGCAGGATTCGGTCTCGGTCTCGTTCAAAGCAGGTTCGATAAGGATCTGGCTCCTCCGGTTGTGGCCGATCACCAGCGCCACGAGCGAGAGTGGCGGCTCCACTGAGTGCTAGGGCCTGCTGGTCTTCGGTCGCCTGGCGATCTATAAGCGTTGTCTGGATTGAGAAATTGTCGTCGTGGGGTGTTACGACACCACTTGGGGTTCGATGGCCCCCCATCGTCGCGGTCCATTCGCGCTGATGGTCTCGCTGGTGGCCACCACTAAGCCTGGCGCTCGCCATTTACTCCTCCTCTGCTAGCCCTCGTTGTGGTTGACCGATTCTTGGTCAACGATCGTTCGGCCAGGATGACCGGGGCGATCGGTCTTGCTAGGGACAGTCTTGGTTGAGGGTCGGACAACGATGGTAGTGATGGGGC is a window encoding:
- a CDS encoding HD domain-containing protein, whose amino-acid sequence is MASARLSGGHQRDHQREWTATMGGHRTPSGVVTPHDDNFSIQTTLIDRQATEDQQALALSGAATLARGAGDRPQPEEPDPYRTCFERDRDRILHSSAFRRLAGKTQVFIFPADHQRTRLTHALEVAQIAVAIARRLRLNADLTEAIALGHDCGHGPGGHASEVALEPFLEDGFDHAPWGAHVTLAQLNLCRETTDGIANHSWSRPRPTTPEGEVVALADRIAYCAHDLEDAIGAGILPRHQVPRDLTQLIGDHRNQQLDFFITDVITTTLTTDIIGLSTTAGEALATLRSFNYTNIYTSDASTAQSEAVIALLQSLTDYLIAHPSSLPEYDESASLPFQAVAYVAGMTDRFAFALAHELIGWPTDRLPMGIDLHH